A portion of the Meriones unguiculatus strain TT.TT164.6M chromosome 14, Bangor_MerUng_6.1, whole genome shotgun sequence genome contains these proteins:
- the LOC110544628 gene encoding vomeronasal type-1 receptor 4-like: MCSRTLAIGIMFLSQSTVGILGNISLLSHYLIIYYKEHTLKPTDLILTHLITANSLIMVSKGVPHTMAAFGMKQFFNDFVCKLILYIERLGRSMSMGSLCILSVYQAISISPIDSCWKKLKVKSSNNIGLFISLCWVLYITLNFIFPVITHFTRSHKNKTEKRDVLYCSSWGSEKTVGSLYTALFVGPEVLISVLIIWSSGSMIAFLYRHKQHIQHIRSTHVYLRRSPESRATQSILVLVSTFVAFYSLSSILRGFVAVLYEPSWWLVNITAIISMCFPTLGPFLVSRDFLVLRFCLFWISNVKIQ; encoded by the coding sequence ATGTGCTCAAGAACTTTGGCAATAGGAATAATGTTCTTATCACAAAGCACAGTTGGAATCCTGGGAAAcatctctcttctttcccactACCTAATTATTTACTATAAGGAACATACATTGAAGCCTACAGATTTAATCCTCACACATCTGATCACAGCCAACTCCTTGATAATGGTCTCTAAAGGTGTGCCCCACACAATGGCAGCTTTCGGGATGAAACagttcttcaatgattttgtatGCAAACTTATTTTGTATATCGAAAGACTTGGCAGAAGCATGTCTATGGGCTCTCTCTGCATCTTGAGTGTCTACCAAGCCATCAGCATCAGCCCAATAGATTCCTGCTGGAAGAAACTTAAAGTCAAATCTTCAAACAACATTGGTCTGTTTATTTCCCTCTGCTGGGTCCTGTATATTACcctaaattttattttccctgtgaTTACGCATTTCACAAGgagtcacaaaaataaaacagaaaaacgaGATGTTTTATATTGTTCCTCTTGGGGAAGTGAAAAAACTGTAGGATCACTGTACACAGCATTATTTGTAGGCCCTGAAGTCTTGATTTCTGTGCTCATCATCTGGTCCAGTGGCTCCATGATTGCCTTTCTATACAGACACAAGCAGCACATTCAACACATCCGGAGCACCCATGTTTACCTCAGAAGATCCCCTGAGTCTAGAGCCACCCAGAGCATCCTGGTTCTGGTGTCTACTTTTGTAGCTTTTTATTCCCTATCCTCCATATTACgaggttttgttgctgttttatatGAGCCCAGTTGGTGGTTGGTAAATATCACAGCTATCATTTCTATGTGTTTTCCCACTTTGGGTCCTTTTCTTGTGAGTCGTGACTTCCTTGTACTCAGATTCTGCTTATTCTGGATAAGTAATGTCAAAATCCAATAG